In Streptomyces sp. NBC_00414, a single window of DNA contains:
- a CDS encoding nuclear transport factor 2 family protein, with product MSAPHTDVEQVELANTAFYETLEQGDFEELSSLWLTPSDLGQDEEYHDPAQAGEISCVHPGWPVLNGRGEVLRSYALIMANTEYIQFFLTDVHVSVTGDTALVTCTENILSGGPPPEDSDELGPLVGQLVVATNVFRRTSDGWKLWSHHASPVLAETDDDEPDDPSG from the coding sequence GTGAGCGCCCCGCACACGGACGTCGAACAGGTCGAACTCGCCAACACGGCCTTCTACGAGACGCTGGAACAGGGCGACTTCGAAGAACTGTCCTCGCTCTGGCTCACGCCCTCCGACCTGGGCCAGGACGAGGAGTACCACGACCCGGCGCAGGCCGGCGAGATCTCCTGCGTCCACCCCGGCTGGCCGGTCCTCAACGGCCGCGGCGAGGTCCTGCGCTCGTACGCGCTGATCATGGCGAACACCGAGTACATCCAGTTCTTCCTGACCGACGTGCACGTCTCGGTCACCGGCGACACCGCGCTGGTGACCTGCACGGAGAACATCCTCAGCGGCGGCCCCCCGCCCGAGGACAGCGACGAACTCGGGCCGCTCGTGGGCCAGCTGGTCGTCGCCACGAACGTGTTCCGCCGCACCTCGGACGGCTGGAAACTCTGGTCGCACCACGCCTCGCCCGTCCTGGCCGAGACCGACGACGACGAGCCGGACGACCCGTCCGGCTGA
- the folP gene encoding dihydropteroate synthase, with the protein MSKMSGRGQVSGLPAWDRCAVMGVVNVTPDSFSDGGHWFDTTAAVKHGLDLVSEGADLVDVGGESTRPGAARVDEAEELKRVIPVVRGLASEGVTVSVDTMRASVAEHSLAAGALLVNDVSGGLADPAMIPAVAAAGAPFVVMHWRGFLQGSTVRGSYEDVVSEVVDELHARVEAVLAGGIAPDRIVVDPGLGFSKEAEHDLVLLAHLDRLREIGHPLLVAASRKRFLGRVLAGPEGAPPPARERDAATAAVSALAAHQGAWAVRVHEVRATADAVRVARAVEGARAPEGAANAEGAR; encoded by the coding sequence ATGAGCAAGATGAGCGGGCGAGGCCAAGTGTCAGGGCTCCCGGCATGGGACCGCTGCGCGGTCATGGGTGTCGTGAACGTGACCCCCGATTCGTTCTCGGACGGGGGCCACTGGTTCGACACGACCGCCGCCGTCAAGCACGGGCTCGACCTGGTCTCCGAGGGCGCCGACCTGGTCGACGTGGGCGGTGAGTCCACCCGCCCGGGCGCCGCCCGCGTCGACGAGGCGGAGGAACTCAAACGCGTCATACCCGTCGTGCGCGGCCTCGCCTCCGAGGGCGTCACGGTCTCCGTCGACACGATGCGCGCCTCCGTCGCCGAGCACTCGCTCGCCGCGGGCGCCCTCCTCGTCAACGACGTCAGCGGCGGCCTCGCCGACCCGGCGATGATCCCCGCCGTCGCCGCCGCGGGCGCCCCCTTCGTGGTCATGCACTGGCGCGGCTTCCTCCAGGGCAGCACCGTACGGGGCTCGTACGAGGACGTCGTCTCCGAAGTCGTCGACGAGCTGCACGCACGCGTGGAGGCCGTTCTGGCGGGCGGTATCGCCCCGGACCGCATCGTCGTCGACCCGGGCCTCGGCTTCTCCAAGGAGGCCGAGCACGACCTCGTCCTGCTCGCCCACCTCGACCGCCTGCGCGAGATCGGCCACCCCTTGCTGGTGGCGGCGTCCCGCAAGCGGTTCCTCGGCCGCGTACTGGCGGGCCCGGAGGGTGCCCCGCCGCCCGCCCGGGAGCGGGACGCCGCCACCGCCGCGGTCTCCGCGCTCGCCGCCCACCAGGGCGCGTGGGCCGTCCGCGTCCACGAGGTACGGGCCACCGCCGACGCCGTCCGGGTCGCCCGCGCCGTGGAGGGCGCCCGCGCACCAGAGGGAGCCGCGAACGCCGAGGGAGCCCGGTGA